A genomic region of Gimesia chilikensis contains the following coding sequences:
- a CDS encoding diacylglycerol kinase family protein — protein MLQSPETQSRKIRINSAGNSDAEKIRPEWRQRLVDVERGITFGVRLDSSFFIHFFTGSAVLTTGMLLGLSATHWAIVILAMTTVLCAQMFNQVLKSIWKLLGSHLPAESQNTFKVGTAAVGVSIIGSIITIGIIFCSAIYRLLF, from the coding sequence GTGTTACAATCACCGGAAACGCAGTCCCGAAAAATTCGCATCAACTCGGCTGGAAATTCAGACGCCGAAAAAATCCGTCCCGAATGGCGGCAGCGCCTGGTCGATGTCGAGCGGGGTATCACGTTCGGCGTGCGCCTGGACAGTTCGTTCTTCATCCACTTCTTCACAGGCAGTGCCGTACTCACCACAGGCATGCTGCTGGGCCTGTCGGCCACACACTGGGCAATCGTCATTCTGGCAATGACGACGGTGCTCTGCGCGCAAATGTTTAACCAGGTCTTGAAGTCCATCTGGAAACTGCTGGGAAGTCATCTGCCGGCGGAATCACAGAATACATTCAAGGTGGGAACGGCAGCGGTAGGCGTGAGCATCATTGGTTCGATCATCACCATCGGGATCATTTTCTGCTCTGCGATTTACCGCTTACTGTTTTAA
- a CDS encoding alpha/beta hydrolase family protein, translating into MKQQRTSIIVFLLCLITLLSIDVASAADVIKPDPRLPESTPWDLTALSQAPEYEWIDQTGPVHKLLYQGLEYKGKPTQVFAYYASPRTLGLSKDKQATYPGVVLIHGGGGTAFREWAELWAKQGYAAISMDLAGSRPLEGKNPHKREHRERLSAGGPNQSHAEKFNAIKDDKSEHWCYHAPANAILAHSLIRSFPEVDKDKTAVTGISWGGYLTCIVSGLDNRFKAAAPVYGCGFLNNHSVFERSINQLPDEDAKRWMQLYDPGHYLRAVQMPILFLNGTNDFHYWLQAYQRSYEAVPASTPKNIRIEVKMRHSHPAGWEPKEIARFFNEKLMQAAPLAVVQKPVIQGEQITAELAQPVKLKSAVLQYTTDEGPNLERKWQAVPLTIEGTKITGPAPPKNAIIWFINVTDEQDAMTSSPLSSKLEK; encoded by the coding sequence ATGAAACAACAACGAACTTCGATCATCGTATTCCTGCTCTGCTTAATTACCCTGCTCAGTATCGACGTCGCTTCGGCCGCTGATGTCATTAAACCGGATCCTCGACTGCCGGAATCGACTCCCTGGGATCTGACAGCACTCAGCCAGGCACCCGAATATGAATGGATCGACCAGACCGGTCCGGTTCACAAACTGCTGTATCAGGGACTGGAATATAAAGGGAAGCCGACGCAGGTCTTCGCTTACTACGCCTCTCCCCGCACACTGGGCCTCTCGAAAGACAAGCAGGCAACCTACCCTGGCGTTGTATTGATTCACGGCGGAGGAGGGACCGCATTTCGTGAATGGGCCGAACTGTGGGCGAAGCAGGGCTATGCAGCGATCTCCATGGACCTGGCAGGCAGTCGACCGCTGGAAGGGAAGAATCCACACAAACGCGAGCATCGCGAGCGTCTGTCAGCCGGCGGTCCGAACCAGTCTCATGCGGAAAAATTCAACGCAATCAAAGACGACAAGTCGGAACACTGGTGCTATCACGCCCCCGCCAATGCGATCCTGGCTCACTCGCTGATTCGCTCCTTCCCCGAAGTCGATAAAGACAAAACCGCCGTCACCGGCATCTCCTGGGGTGGCTATCTGACCTGCATCGTGTCTGGTCTGGACAATCGATTTAAAGCGGCTGCTCCCGTTTATGGTTGTGGCTTCCTCAACAACCATTCCGTGTTTGAGCGGTCGATCAACCAACTCCCCGACGAGGACGCCAAACGCTGGATGCAACTCTATGACCCGGGGCACTATCTGCGGGCAGTTCAGATGCCGATCTTATTCCTGAATGGTACCAACGATTTTCATTACTGGCTCCAAGCCTATCAGCGCAGCTACGAAGCGGTCCCCGCATCCACTCCAAAGAACATTCGCATCGAAGTCAAAATGCGGCACAGCCACCCGGCGGGCTGGGAACCAAAAGAGATCGCCCGCTTCTTCAATGAAAAGCTGATGCAGGCAGCACCGCTGGCCGTCGTTCAGAAACCGGTCATCCAGGGAGAACAGATCACTGCAGAACTCGCACAGCCGGTCAAACTGAAATCCGCAGTCCTGCAATATACGACGGACGAAGGACCCAACCTCGAACGCAAATGGCAAGCGGTGCCTCTGACGATTGAAGGCACAAAGATCACCGGACCAGCGCCCCCGAAAAACGCCATCATCTGGTTCATCAATGTGACCGATGAACAGGACGCTATGACCTCCAGCCCACTCTCTTCGAAACTGGAAAAGTAA
- a CDS encoding DEAD/DEAH box helicase — MDFTESSFQQQQAQHKAPHTGGPHFLPPSTAPETQSISDTDREELLRQISSDTVPLTVSTSVFASGMNGALTRKFNLDASEIELIERAGLQPKWKPTRPRVRTFGMTFPDGLEFIPPKEEKEDKPELSKMKGPEVEGAEVAPRKKSTRLKPPANALSLEDRLFYLLQPPLETWLAGQELIMPFEPFPYQYEGIAWLFSKKSALLADEMGLGKTMQTITGVRLLLRSGQVRRILLVCPKPLIPNWQREFKFWAEELPVTVVQGDTNRRRMIWEMPNTPILIANYESMARDFEAMGEENLPRFDLVVLDEAQRIKNRDSRTADVARSIPRKRSWALTGTPIENRHEEMSSLFEWMEIIPPRGTPDLRQLQALSKEFILRRTKDLVMTDLPPRLDRPAYLDLNPAQRIAYETAEKDGVIQLNEMGDSITVQHVFELVLRLKQITNFDPVTGDSAKLDRLEADMEEIAASGGKAILFSQWTKPLDFMAQRLERFGTLVYHGGIPTKQREPILDQFKHDPDSHLLLMSYGTGAVGLNLQFAGYVFLFDRWWNPAIEDQAINRAHRIGQKTQVIVTKFVCNNTIEERIDMVLEQKRELFRSILGDGDTTCESRSLTAAEIFGLFDLKQKKGDTTQKIAPKVPNSAA; from the coding sequence GTGGATTTTACCGAGTCATCATTCCAGCAGCAACAGGCACAACACAAGGCACCTCACACGGGGGGACCGCATTTTCTCCCCCCTTCTACAGCCCCGGAGACACAATCCATTTCCGACACGGATCGCGAGGAACTGTTACGGCAGATCAGCAGTGACACGGTCCCGCTGACAGTCAGTACGTCCGTGTTTGCGTCCGGCATGAATGGTGCCCTGACCAGGAAGTTCAATCTCGATGCTTCTGAAATCGAACTGATTGAACGCGCCGGCCTGCAGCCTAAGTGGAAGCCGACCAGGCCACGTGTCAGAACCTTCGGTATGACCTTTCCCGACGGCCTGGAGTTCATTCCGCCCAAAGAGGAGAAAGAAGACAAGCCTGAACTGAGCAAGATGAAGGGGCCGGAAGTCGAAGGAGCCGAGGTCGCCCCACGTAAAAAGTCGACCCGGCTCAAACCGCCGGCTAACGCGCTCTCACTCGAAGACCGCCTGTTCTACCTGTTGCAGCCGCCGTTGGAAACCTGGCTGGCTGGTCAGGAACTGATCATGCCTTTCGAACCATTTCCCTATCAGTATGAGGGGATTGCCTGGTTGTTCTCTAAAAAATCGGCGTTGCTCGCTGATGAAATGGGACTGGGAAAAACCATGCAGACGATTACCGGCGTGCGTCTGCTGCTGCGTAGCGGACAGGTGCGTCGGATCCTGCTGGTCTGTCCCAAACCGTTGATTCCCAACTGGCAGCGCGAGTTCAAATTCTGGGCTGAAGAGCTGCCGGTCACCGTGGTACAGGGGGATACGAACCGCCGTCGCATGATCTGGGAGATGCCTAATACACCGATTCTGATTGCTAACTATGAGTCGATGGCACGCGACTTTGAAGCAATGGGGGAAGAGAACCTGCCCCGCTTCGACCTGGTGGTGCTCGACGAAGCACAGCGGATCAAGAACCGCGATTCACGGACGGCAGACGTCGCACGGTCCATTCCCCGCAAGCGGAGCTGGGCATTAACGGGAACGCCGATCGAGAATCGTCACGAAGAAATGTCGTCGCTCTTTGAGTGGATGGAGATCATTCCGCCCCGGGGCACACCCGACCTGCGTCAGTTGCAGGCGCTCTCGAAAGAATTCATTCTCCGGCGGACTAAAGACCTGGTGATGACCGACCTGCCGCCCCGTCTGGATCGACCCGCCTACCTCGATCTGAATCCGGCTCAACGAATTGCCTATGAAACGGCAGAGAAGGACGGTGTGATTCAGTTGAATGAGATGGGTGACTCGATCACGGTGCAGCATGTGTTTGAGCTCGTGCTGCGTTTGAAGCAGATCACTAATTTTGATCCGGTAACCGGCGACAGCGCGAAACTCGATCGCCTCGAAGCCGACATGGAAGAAATCGCCGCCTCGGGGGGAAAAGCGATTCTATTCAGCCAGTGGACCAAGCCTTTGGACTTCATGGCGCAGCGGCTGGAACGTTTCGGGACCCTGGTTTATCACGGGGGGATTCCCACGAAACAGCGCGAACCGATTCTGGATCAGTTCAAGCACGACCCCGATTCGCATCTGCTGCTGATGAGTTATGGTACCGGGGCCGTCGGATTGAATCTGCAGTTCGCCGGTTACGTCTTCCTGTTTGACCGCTGGTGGAACCCGGCGATTGAGGATCAGGCGATTAACCGCGCGCACCGGATCGGGCAGAAAACGCAGGTTATCGTCACCAAGTTTGTCTGCAATAACACAATTGAAGAGCGGATCGACATGGTGCTTGAACAGAAGCGGGAACTGTTCCGCTCGATTCTGGGTGATGGCGATACGACCTGCGAATCGCGCAGCCTGACCGCAGCCGAAATCTTCGGTCTGTTTGATCTGAAGCAGAAGAAAGGGGACACGACCCAGAAGATCGCCCCCAAAGTTCCGAACTCCGCCGCCTGA
- a CDS encoding sulfatase-like hydrolase/transferase, translating into MTTYLRYLLLILCFPLSVLIGPNAVSAAEKPSQRPNILFLFSDDQRADALGAYQNPHIQTPNLDQLVQAGFSFRNAYCMGSIHGAVCQPSRAMLNSGRSLYHVPMDLKGVKTMPQLLKESGYTTFGTGKWHNHRESFQKSFTLGTAAFMGGMSNHLKVPVVDLKDGKFENKRMGEKFSSELFVDATVNFLKTQPADKPFYAYVAFTAPHDPRMPPASAMETYKNKQPPLPKNFMPQHPFNNGWMTGRDEALAGWPRQPEVVREQLTEYYAMITHMDSQIGRILKTLKAQGLDKNTIVIFSSDHGLAVGSHGLLGKQNLYEHSMKSPLIFKGPGIPQNESSEALVYLYDILPTVCDLTQTSVPSGVEGIDLAPIWRGKQKGVRDSLFTTYEDLMRAVRDDRWKLIRYPQINKTQLFDLKTDPAELKDLSEHPEQQARIEQMLTTLKEWQQKTDDKQPLTSEHPKSEKIDLTGRKRKPDAHQPDWIVKKYFDSE; encoded by the coding sequence ATGACTACCTACCTGAGATACCTGCTGCTTATCCTCTGTTTCCCGCTGAGTGTGCTCATCGGTCCAAATGCCGTCTCCGCAGCAGAGAAACCATCCCAGCGTCCGAACATTCTGTTCCTGTTCAGCGATGACCAGCGTGCGGACGCCCTCGGCGCTTATCAGAATCCTCACATTCAGACACCAAATCTGGACCAGCTGGTACAGGCCGGCTTCAGTTTCCGGAACGCGTACTGCATGGGGTCGATTCATGGGGCAGTCTGCCAGCCGAGTCGAGCCATGCTCAATAGCGGACGCTCCCTCTATCATGTGCCCATGGATCTCAAAGGGGTGAAGACGATGCCCCAGTTGCTGAAAGAATCCGGTTACACGACCTTCGGCACCGGGAAGTGGCACAACCACCGCGAATCGTTCCAGAAAAGTTTCACTCTGGGAACAGCCGCCTTCATGGGAGGCATGTCGAACCACCTCAAGGTCCCCGTAGTCGATTTGAAGGATGGCAAATTTGAGAACAAACGCATGGGAGAGAAATTCTCCAGCGAACTGTTTGTCGACGCGACCGTCAACTTTTTGAAAACGCAGCCCGCGGACAAACCGTTCTACGCGTATGTCGCCTTCACTGCACCACACGATCCACGGATGCCTCCCGCTTCCGCGATGGAAACATACAAGAATAAACAGCCGCCACTTCCCAAAAACTTTATGCCTCAGCACCCGTTCAACAATGGTTGGATGACCGGCCGCGATGAAGCACTGGCCGGCTGGCCGCGTCAGCCGGAAGTCGTTCGCGAGCAGCTGACCGAATACTACGCGATGATCACGCACATGGATTCGCAGATCGGCCGTATTTTGAAAACGCTCAAAGCACAGGGGCTCGACAAAAATACGATCGTGATTTTCTCATCAGACCACGGTCTGGCAGTGGGCAGTCACGGGCTTTTGGGAAAACAGAATCTGTATGAACACAGCATGAAGTCTCCCCTGATTTTTAAAGGCCCCGGTATTCCGCAGAATGAATCGAGCGAGGCCCTCGTCTATCTGTATGACATCTTACCCACGGTCTGCGACCTGACGCAGACCAGCGTTCCCTCTGGGGTGGAAGGAATCGACCTGGCTCCCATCTGGCGAGGCAAGCAGAAAGGTGTGCGAGATTCACTGTTTACGACTTACGAAGATCTGATGCGGGCGGTCCGTGATGACCGCTGGAAGCTGATCCGTTATCCGCAGATCAACAAAACACAGCTGTTCGATCTCAAAACCGATCCTGCTGAGCTGAAGGATCTCTCTGAACATCCGGAGCAACAGGCACGCATCGAACAGATGCTGACAACATTGAAAGAGTGGCAGCAGAAAACAGACGACAAGCAGCCCCTCACATCCGAACATCCCAAGTCAGAAAAAATCGATCTGACAGGCCGCAAGCGAAAACCGGACGCACATCAACCTGACTGGATCGTGAAAAAATACTTCGATTCGGAATGA
- a CDS encoding outer membrane protein assembly factor BamB family protein encodes MKALLATALLSLFIAAPTYAGNWPGWRGPNSNGVAEGSGYPVEWDSSKNILWEVKFPGPSGSTPVIWGDDLILTTNSEGKNRVICLDKNTGKEKWHTDFGTERAGKHKKGSGSSPSPAVDDQFIFGYFKSGDLACLTKEGKIVWQKNLQKEYGEDTLWWDLGTSPVLTDNLVVIACIQSDNSYIAAFDKATGKEVWKQGRNLDAPKEANQSYTTPVVTKQNGKEIIYVLGADHVTAHDAQNGKEIWRVGGLNPTQHEYFRSISSPVISDGYLIAPYARGGSLTGIKLGGQGDVTKSNVVWTKEGEGKGAFSDVPTPAAINGRFYVCSDKGEVLCFDIKTGKQIWEGRLPRSRHKFSASPILADGHIYVTREDGTTLVVEQGDEFKLVSENPLEGFALATPVFSDGKIYLKMTDKLYCLGKK; translated from the coding sequence ATGAAAGCTTTACTGGCGACTGCCTTACTCTCCCTGTTTATTGCCGCCCCCACCTATGCGGGCAACTGGCCCGGCTGGCGTGGTCCGAATTCGAATGGCGTCGCTGAAGGCAGCGGTTATCCCGTTGAATGGGACAGCTCCAAAAATATTCTCTGGGAAGTCAAATTCCCCGGGCCCAGTGGCTCTACCCCCGTGATCTGGGGTGATGACCTGATTCTGACCACAAACTCAGAAGGTAAGAACCGGGTGATCTGTCTCGACAAGAACACCGGGAAAGAAAAGTGGCATACCGACTTCGGAACCGAACGTGCTGGCAAGCACAAAAAAGGGAGCGGCAGCAGCCCCTCGCCTGCAGTCGATGACCAGTTCATCTTCGGTTACTTCAAGAGTGGGGATCTGGCCTGCCTGACTAAAGAAGGAAAAATCGTCTGGCAGAAAAACCTGCAGAAAGAATATGGCGAAGACACCCTCTGGTGGGACCTGGGAACCTCGCCCGTATTGACCGACAACCTGGTTGTCATCGCCTGCATCCAAAGTGATAATTCCTACATCGCTGCTTTCGATAAAGCGACCGGGAAAGAAGTCTGGAAACAGGGCCGCAACCTGGATGCCCCGAAAGAAGCCAATCAGAGTTACACGACTCCAGTAGTTACGAAACAGAATGGCAAAGAAATCATCTACGTCCTGGGTGCCGACCATGTCACCGCCCACGATGCACAGAATGGTAAAGAAATCTGGCGCGTCGGGGGACTGAATCCCACACAACATGAATACTTCCGTTCAATCTCATCCCCCGTCATCAGCGATGGCTACCTGATCGCTCCCTACGCCCGCGGTGGTTCACTCACCGGAATTAAACTCGGCGGCCAGGGAGATGTCACGAAATCCAATGTTGTCTGGACGAAAGAAGGGGAAGGCAAAGGCGCCTTCTCTGATGTCCCAACCCCGGCTGCCATCAACGGCCGCTTCTACGTCTGTTCGGACAAAGGTGAAGTACTCTGCTTCGACATCAAGACGGGCAAACAGATCTGGGAAGGACGTCTGCCGCGTAGCCGTCATAAATTCAGTGCCTCACCGATCCTGGCTGACGGACATATTTATGTGACCCGCGAAGACGGAACCACACTGGTTGTGGAACAGGGAGACGAATTCAAGCTCGTTTCCGAAAACCCGCTGGAAGGTTTCGCCCTGGCCACGCCGGTCTTCTCGGATGGTAAGATCTATCTGAAGATGACCGACAAATTATATTGCCTCGGCAAAAAGTAA
- a CDS encoding SGNH/GDSL hydrolase family protein, with product MNTLLRLTTLLSLLILAVPSLALADEPTNPTPESQPAAETEPQDPVRLILPPIIYAIPGIETSVYFDNVSLTINPANYVFDVHCNRGHLQQERWTYTPDEKEIGDYKFKLNVLDQNNQIIASQESRLRVVPTAAGKDKPTSLLMIGDSLTHNSVYPRHVFELSEKFQGPKLKLIGSHNPSNEANVRHEGYGGWTAVRFATHFKENARQGHYRERGSPFLYADENGKPQLDFPRYCKEFNDGNAPDLVTIFLGPNDVYSATDETIEERTDTMFKHLDILVKMIHDFNPKTKIGFMLPVPPADSQDAFGTTNGRQQTRWQYKRNQHYVAERMLKHYGGKEAGQIYLVPTHLNLDCVHNYPAKLVTWNSHSSEETMRQNNAVHPASNGYLQIGDSVFSWIKEVSR from the coding sequence ATGAACACTCTACTTCGTCTGACTACTCTCTTGAGTCTTTTAATCCTGGCGGTCCCTTCACTCGCCCTGGCTGATGAACCTACCAACCCGACCCCGGAATCTCAGCCTGCCGCGGAAACAGAACCGCAGGATCCGGTACGATTGATTCTACCTCCCATCATCTATGCGATTCCCGGAATTGAGACCAGTGTCTACTTCGACAATGTGTCGCTGACGATCAACCCGGCGAACTACGTATTTGACGTGCACTGTAATCGGGGACATCTGCAGCAGGAACGCTGGACTTACACTCCCGACGAAAAAGAGATCGGCGATTACAAGTTCAAGCTGAACGTGTTGGATCAGAACAACCAGATCATCGCGTCCCAGGAATCACGCCTGCGGGTCGTTCCCACAGCAGCCGGGAAAGATAAGCCGACCAGTCTGCTGATGATTGGTGATAGCCTGACCCACAATTCGGTTTATCCCCGTCACGTATTTGAACTGAGCGAAAAATTCCAGGGCCCTAAACTGAAACTGATCGGTTCTCACAACCCCAGCAATGAAGCGAATGTGCGACACGAAGGTTACGGCGGCTGGACTGCGGTCCGTTTTGCGACCCACTTCAAGGAAAATGCCCGCCAGGGACATTACCGGGAACGCGGCAGCCCATTTCTGTATGCCGATGAAAACGGGAAGCCGCAACTCGACTTTCCCCGTTACTGCAAAGAGTTCAATGACGGCAACGCGCCCGACCTGGTCACAATCTTCCTCGGCCCCAACGATGTCTATTCAGCCACGGATGAGACCATCGAAGAACGCACAGACACGATGTTCAAGCACCTTGATATTCTGGTCAAAATGATTCACGATTTTAATCCAAAGACCAAAATCGGTTTCATGCTGCCCGTCCCGCCAGCCGACAGCCAGGACGCGTTCGGCACCACCAATGGTCGTCAGCAGACACGCTGGCAGTACAAGCGTAATCAACACTATGTCGCAGAACGGATGCTGAAACATTATGGTGGCAAGGAAGCGGGACAGATCTACCTGGTGCCCACGCATCTGAATCTGGATTGCGTGCACAACTACCCCGCCAAACTGGTTACCTGGAACTCGCATTCCTCTGAAGAAACAATGCGTCAGAACAACGCTGTCCACCCAGCCAGCAATGGTTACCTGCAGATCGGGGACAGCGTGTTCAGCTGGATTAAGGAAGTTTCCCGGTAA
- a CDS encoding phenylacetate--CoA ligase family protein — protein MNPSDSQPENLNRDALEARQLERLQHLLKEVSASNPFWQQKWNAAGVDVNSIQSLADLQKLPITTKAELVEDHLSNAPYGTNLTYPLETYTRMHQTSGTTGSPMRWLDTKASWDWFGECWAQIYRMVGLFPEDRLFFPFSFGPFVGFWAAFEGATRRGNFCLAGGGMGSEARLKMILDNKITAVCCTPTYALRLAEVAEAENIDLAGSRVRALVVAGEPGGNIEATKQRIGQGWGARVFDHWGMTEIGALGIEPLENPGGLNILETECIPEIVDPETLQPVERGAQGELLITNLGRVGSPLIRYRTGDLVCEDTTPCPSGRNLLRLKGGILGRADDMVIIRGNNVFPSSLEAILRTFEQVAEYRIEVRTIRAMQHMKIELEPIESLSTTDQQKQIINEVSHAIKDRLNFNAEVTTVAPGALPRFELKGKRFFKID, from the coding sequence ATGAATCCATCTGACAGCCAGCCGGAAAACCTGAATCGGGACGCCTTAGAGGCCCGCCAACTTGAGCGACTGCAACACCTTCTGAAAGAGGTGTCGGCCTCGAATCCGTTCTGGCAGCAGAAGTGGAACGCCGCGGGTGTCGACGTCAACTCGATCCAGAGCCTCGCCGACCTGCAGAAATTGCCGATCACCACCAAAGCCGAACTGGTTGAGGATCATCTCTCAAACGCCCCCTATGGCACCAACCTGACCTACCCGCTTGAAACTTACACGCGCATGCATCAGACCTCGGGAACCACCGGTTCACCCATGCGCTGGCTGGACACCAAAGCCAGCTGGGACTGGTTTGGGGAATGCTGGGCACAGATTTATCGCATGGTGGGTCTCTTTCCGGAAGACCGACTGTTCTTTCCCTTCTCATTTGGACCGTTCGTCGGATTCTGGGCAGCCTTCGAAGGGGCCACTCGTCGCGGCAACTTCTGTCTGGCCGGCGGGGGCATGGGCAGCGAAGCCCGATTGAAAATGATCCTCGACAACAAAATCACCGCCGTCTGCTGCACACCGACGTACGCCCTGCGTCTGGCCGAAGTCGCGGAGGCGGAAAACATCGACCTGGCAGGCAGCCGTGTGCGAGCACTCGTGGTTGCTGGAGAACCAGGGGGTAACATCGAAGCGACCAAGCAGCGGATCGGCCAGGGCTGGGGCGCCCGTGTGTTCGATCACTGGGGTATGACCGAAATCGGCGCCCTCGGAATTGAGCCCCTCGAAAACCCGGGCGGTCTCAACATTCTCGAAACCGAATGTATTCCCGAAATCGTTGATCCGGAAACACTGCAACCAGTCGAACGCGGAGCCCAGGGCGAGCTGCTGATTACCAACCTGGGCCGCGTCGGTTCCCCACTCATTCGCTATCGTACCGGTGACCTGGTCTGTGAAGATACCACCCCCTGCCCCTCGGGTCGCAACCTGCTGCGTCTGAAAGGGGGCATCCTGGGTCGCGCAGACGACATGGTGATCATTCGCGGCAACAACGTCTTCCCCTCCAGCCTGGAAGCGATTCTGCGTACGTTCGAGCAGGTAGCCGAATACCGGATCGAAGTCCGCACCATTCGCGCCATGCAACACATGAAAATCGAACTGGAACCGATCGAATCCCTTTCGACCACGGACCAGCAGAAACAGATCATCAATGAAGTCAGCCATGCGATTAAAGATCGGTTGAACTTCAATGCTGAGGTCACCACGGTTGCCCCTGGTGCCCTGCCCCGCTTTGAACTGAAAGGAAAGCGGTTCTTCAAAATCGACTGA
- a CDS encoding arylsulfatase, protein MRRSAPVVLFSLFILGCLTSAVSSAVAAEKQPPNIVFIIADDLGYKELGCYGQKYIKTPNIDKLAKDGIRFTQFYSGNAVCAPSRCNLMTGKHPGHAYVRNNGKPDYVQDMKEKEGWEYPGQHPIPDAEVTIAEMLKQKQYATGAMGKWGLGHFGTTGDPNKQGFDLFYGFNCQVHAHNHYPRFLWRNHTKETLPGNDRTLNGETYSQDKFVEVGMEFIRENKDRPFFLYLPFAVPHLAIQAPEESVAEYRGKIPEEDYKHRGYIKRPDPRAGYAAMITHMDKGVGQIMNLLKELNLDDNTVVFFTSDNGPTYDRLGGSDSVFFESAGPWRGFKGSLYEGGIRVPLVVRWPGHIPEGDVTDHLSAFWDVMPTIAQLTGTKAPADIDGISFVPTLLGKPQEQKQHEYLYWEFPAYTGQQAVHMGDWKGVRQNLLRKKNPQMKIELYNLKDDPGEQHDVADQNPEVVARIKTIMKTGRTPSKMFPFPALDQQ, encoded by the coding sequence ATGCGCCGTTCAGCCCCCGTGGTCTTATTCTCTCTGTTTATTCTTGGTTGTCTGACCAGCGCTGTTTCCAGTGCAGTTGCTGCCGAAAAGCAGCCCCCCAACATTGTCTTCATTATCGCTGATGACCTGGGCTACAAAGAACTGGGTTGTTACGGCCAGAAATATATCAAGACGCCGAATATTGACAAGCTCGCTAAAGACGGAATCCGTTTCACCCAGTTCTATTCGGGAAATGCGGTCTGTGCCCCTTCCCGTTGCAACCTGATGACCGGCAAGCATCCAGGACATGCCTATGTGCGGAACAATGGCAAACCTGACTATGTGCAGGACATGAAAGAGAAAGAGGGCTGGGAGTATCCGGGACAGCATCCGATTCCCGATGCCGAAGTCACCATCGCAGAGATGCTCAAACAGAAACAATATGCCACCGGTGCCATGGGCAAGTGGGGGCTGGGACATTTCGGGACGACCGGAGATCCTAATAAGCAGGGATTTGATCTGTTTTATGGTTTCAACTGCCAGGTACATGCCCACAATCACTATCCCCGCTTCCTCTGGCGGAATCACACCAAAGAAACGCTGCCGGGCAACGACCGGACTTTGAATGGCGAAACCTATTCGCAGGACAAGTTTGTCGAAGTCGGAATGGAGTTCATTCGCGAAAACAAAGATCGTCCCTTCTTCCTCTATCTGCCGTTCGCGGTTCCGCACCTGGCGATCCAGGCACCGGAGGAATCGGTCGCAGAATACCGGGGTAAAATTCCGGAAGAGGATTATAAGCATCGCGGATACATCAAACGCCCCGATCCCCGTGCCGGTTATGCAGCCATGATCACACACATGGACAAAGGCGTTGGCCAGATCATGAACCTGCTCAAAGAATTAAATCTGGATGACAATACCGTGGTCTTTTTCACTTCTGACAACGGCCCGACTTACGATCGACTGGGCGGATCTGATTCGGTGTTCTTTGAATCGGCGGGTCCCTGGCGCGGGTTCAAGGGCAGTCTGTATGAAGGGGGGATCCGTGTGCCGCTGGTGGTTCGCTGGCCGGGACACATTCCTGAGGGGGATGTGACCGATCATCTCTCCGCGTTCTGGGATGTCATGCCCACCATCGCACAGCTGACGGGAACCAAAGCACCTGCCGACATTGACGGCATCAGCTTCGTACCGACCCTGCTGGGCAAACCGCAGGAGCAGAAGCAGCACGAGTATCTCTACTGGGAGTTCCCGGCGTACACGGGACAGCAGGCGGTTCACATGGGGGACTGGAAAGGCGTGCGTCAGAATCTGTTGCGAAAGAAAAACCCGCAGATGAAGATCGAACTTTACAACCTCAAAGATGATCCGGGGGAACAACATGACGTGGCTGATCAGAATCCGGAAGTCGTGGCCCGCATCAAAACCATTATGAAAACGGGCCGTACTCCGTCAAAGATGTTTCCGTTTCCGGCACTGGATCAGCAGTAA